A window of the Salegentibacter mishustinae genome harbors these coding sequences:
- a CDS encoding BLUF domain-containing protein — protein sequence MLKYIAYVSRQSHIITDRALKELLEEARNNNTASAITGMLIYFHGTFIQYIEGEEENVDWLYSKIAKDKRHQNITELDSGFNKERAFSDWSMAFKRLHKNEAFEILGYKDLETAQLFDNYQSPDEHPALNLLNNYVKNL from the coding sequence ATGCTTAAATATATTGCGTACGTAAGCAGGCAAAGTCACATAATCACTGATAGGGCTTTAAAAGAATTGCTTGAAGAAGCGCGAAATAACAACACTGCGAGTGCAATAACCGGAATGCTAATCTATTTTCATGGAACTTTTATTCAATATATTGAAGGAGAAGAAGAAAATGTTGATTGGCTGTATAGTAAAATAGCCAAAGACAAACGCCACCAAAACATAACCGAACTGGATTCTGGCTTCAATAAAGAAAGAGCTTTTTCTGACTGGTCTATGGCCTTTAAAAGGCTACACAAAAATGAAGCTTTTGAAATTCTTGGTTACAAAGATTTGGAAACTGCGCAACTCTTTGATAATTATCAAAGCCCGGATGAGCATCCTGCTTTAAACCTATTAAATAATTACGTAAAGAATCTTTGA